From Varibaculum massiliense, a single genomic window includes:
- a CDS encoding ROK family transcriptional regulator, producing MRPGKNAHTIRKENLLLILENVLGADRFVSRAQVAQRTGLTRATVSRLVDELIGLDILTELDPVRTTIGRPSAPLVAKSGTFCVVGIEVALQYISVVVTDLSGAELYKVSQPINARLSDPKVILGRCVQMLEEWKAPTEVRIASIIMAIPGLVSDAKHRIVTAPNLGWIDIEITDFFTSHKYAATPLTVVNEADASAYSVLYKNPGQIGDTSDFLYLSAGVGVGAALIYEGRLFSGQHGWAGEIGHICVDTSGPKCSCGSNGCLEQYAGLDAMLTRANLPLDESVDPLIEQMVRGNTQARKTVDLCAKSLGTTIANVLNLLDLNTVVMGGHFAQLFDYMEVILMSELKYRLLSSRWSSITVKPGQHGTFTAAQGACLMGFERFLNHPELWVKP from the coding sequence ATGAGACCTGGGAAAAACGCTCATACAATCAGAAAAGAAAATCTGCTTCTTATTCTGGAAAATGTTTTGGGGGCAGACAGATTCGTATCGCGAGCGCAGGTCGCACAAAGGACAGGATTAACTCGAGCCACGGTCTCTCGCCTAGTAGATGAGTTAATTGGTTTAGACATTCTTACTGAACTCGATCCGGTTCGCACCACAATCGGGAGACCATCTGCACCACTGGTTGCTAAAAGTGGCACTTTTTGCGTTGTGGGTATTGAAGTTGCTTTGCAATATATTTCGGTAGTGGTTACAGATTTGTCTGGCGCGGAACTCTATAAAGTTTCACAACCGATTAACGCTCGATTATCTGATCCAAAAGTAATACTAGGGCGCTGTGTGCAGATGCTAGAAGAGTGGAAAGCACCCACAGAAGTTCGTATTGCTTCAATAATAATGGCTATCCCGGGTCTAGTTTCAGACGCTAAACATCGAATTGTAACCGCGCCAAACTTGGGCTGGATTGACATTGAAATTACAGATTTTTTTACCTCCCACAAATATGCTGCTACCCCGCTAACAGTGGTAAATGAGGCGGATGCTTCCGCGTATTCAGTGCTGTATAAAAATCCTGGTCAAATTGGCGATACCTCCGATTTCCTGTATTTATCGGCTGGTGTAGGGGTAGGTGCGGCATTGATATATGAAGGTCGTTTATTTAGTGGACAGCACGGATGGGCAGGAGAAATCGGTCATATATGCGTAGATACCAGTGGCCCAAAGTGCAGTTGCGGTTCCAATGGATGCCTAGAACAATACGCCGGATTAGACGCGATGCTTACTCGCGCGAATCTCCCCTTGGATGAGTCGGTAGATCCCCTAATCGAACAGATGGTTAGGGGAAACACTCAAGCTCGAAAGACTGTTGATTTATGCGCGAAATCCCTGGGAACCACGATCGCGAACGTACTAAATCTTTTAGATCTAAACACTGTGGTCATGGGTGGTCACTTCGCCCAGCTCTTTGACTATATGGAAGTGATCCTCATGTCGGAGCTGAAATACCGATTACTATCCTCCAGGTGGTCCAGCATAACCGTAAAACCGGGACAGCATGGAACTTTCACCGCCGCGCAGGGAGCGTGCCTGATGGGATTTGAGCGCTTCCTTAACCATCCGGAACTCTGGGTTAAACCGTAA
- a CDS encoding molybdenum cofactor biosynthesis protein MoaE: MLLDVKITEKSLVDQGLFPGVADIPATSGARVVFNGCVRNHDGGQEVTHLIYSAHPEAEKFLLKAVRDAIQIVLSEGEDALSPEAAGTSVESLDAVFVRHRIGRLEIGETALLVVVDAPHRAAAFKVSAEIVDQIKAQVPIWKDQYFTNGSNHWSNCP; encoded by the coding sequence ATGCTATTGGACGTAAAAATTACAGAAAAATCCCTGGTAGATCAAGGTTTGTTCCCGGGGGTAGCGGATATTCCCGCCACTTCCGGCGCCCGAGTGGTGTTCAATGGCTGCGTCCGTAATCATGATGGTGGTCAAGAAGTGACCCACCTGATTTATTCCGCGCATCCGGAGGCCGAAAAATTTCTGCTTAAAGCCGTCCGGGACGCCATCCAGATTGTCCTTTCCGAGGGCGAGGACGCGCTTTCCCCGGAGGCTGCTGGCACTAGCGTTGAAAGTTTGGATGCGGTTTTCGTGCGCCACCGGATAGGGCGCCTAGAAATCGGAGAAACCGCGCTGCTAGTAGTGGTGGACGCACCCCACCGCGCCGCTGCTTTCAAAGTGAGCGCCGAAATCGTTGACCAGATTAAGGCGCAGGTGCCGATTTGGAAGGATCAATACTTCACCAATGGAAGTAACCACTGGTCAAACTGTCCCTAA
- a CDS encoding HesA/MoeB/ThiF family protein, with product MVSERDRLTATVDGIGECGIDSLQAARVLVVGAGGLGSPVLAYLSAAGVGTLGISDPDRVEQSNLQRQVIHPASSLGQVKSVSAAATVHTLNPNVRVQLEPKITADNARTIISAYDLVIDATDNFSAKYLLSDTCAAAGRPHLWGTLVAMNFQISVFANGLTLRDLYPVAPPEGTTPTSRVNGVLGAVCGQAGSILATEAIKMIVGVGEPLIGKLLIVDAASGKWNVVHFGGSKANGHTSSGKDE from the coding sequence ATGGTTTCCGAACGTGATCGCCTCACCGCCACTGTGGACGGGATAGGTGAGTGCGGGATTGATTCTTTGCAGGCCGCGCGGGTTTTGGTAGTAGGCGCAGGGGGTCTGGGTTCTCCGGTCTTAGCGTATTTAAGTGCCGCCGGGGTGGGTACCCTGGGGATATCTGACCCTGATCGGGTGGAACAATCTAATTTGCAGCGTCAAGTGATCCATCCCGCTTCTAGCTTGGGCCAGGTGAAATCGGTGTCCGCCGCGGCCACCGTACATACTTTGAACCCAAATGTGCGGGTGCAGTTAGAACCGAAGATCACTGCCGACAATGCCCGCACGATTATTAGCGCTTATGACCTGGTGATTGATGCCACCGATAATTTTTCCGCAAAATATCTGTTGTCGGATACTTGCGCCGCGGCGGGCCGGCCGCACCTGTGGGGAACTCTAGTGGCCATGAACTTCCAGATTTCGGTATTCGCAAACGGACTTACCCTGCGCGACCTGTATCCGGTGGCGCCTCCGGAGGGAACAACCCCCACTTCTCGAGTAAACGGCGTGCTAGGAGCGGTTTGCGGGCAGGCCGGATCTATTTTGGCGACTGAAGCTATCAAGATGATTGTGGGAGTAGGCGAACCGCTCATCGGCAAACTTTTAATCGTGGATGCGGCCAGCGGGAAATGGAACGTAGTACATTTTGGGGGATCAAAGGCTAATGGACATACTTCCTCCGGAAAGGATGAATAA
- a CDS encoding molybdopterin molybdotransferase MoeA has product MKPVDEYLGQVLTQVKPLPPTVMTVTEALGATLTEDVFARFPVPPFTNSAMDGFAVRALDLPSVLENNETPGACGGENRAEDDSPGAGSKNDLPSAPGEDGAKKTLPLTLPVQADIAAGDNGDYQLSPGHAIRIMTGARMPAGADTVIKVEDTTLPAGPLDLPKEVTIERCPRAGANVRKAGEDAAVGDLVLAAGTVLTPAGLSSAVSIGYSELPVYRRPRVAVISTGLELRPAGASLKGAQIPDSNSVLLEALLRRQDVVVSGVYSSDDEPEVFAKTLQQAAQGADLIVTTGGVSAGAYDVVKEVGLSGGLEFTKVAMQPGKPQGFGTIPAPDGADVYVATLPGNPVSVFVSFHVFVRPILAALAGKEGRAALQTRAATTTVAWKSPAGKRQFVPVHLTEAGRVGDTPTVTPTHRLGARSHFVASLHQANALAIVPEDVTEVDQWSLVDVLPC; this is encoded by the coding sequence ATGAAACCGGTAGATGAATACCTCGGGCAAGTGTTAACGCAGGTAAAGCCGCTTCCGCCCACAGTAATGACGGTGACCGAGGCTTTGGGAGCCACTTTGACGGAGGATGTGTTTGCCCGTTTCCCGGTGCCGCCTTTTACTAACTCCGCCATGGACGGGTTCGCGGTGCGCGCCCTCGACCTGCCGAGCGTCCTCGAAAATAATGAAACGCCAGGAGCTTGCGGGGGCGAAAACCGTGCTGAGGACGATTCCCCGGGGGCGGGGAGCAAGAACGACTTGCCCAGCGCCCCGGGAGAGGATGGGGCCAAAAAAACTTTGCCCTTAACTTTGCCGGTTCAAGCCGATATTGCCGCTGGTGATAATGGGGATTATCAGCTTAGTCCCGGGCATGCTATCCGGATTATGACTGGCGCGCGGATGCCGGCTGGCGCCGATACCGTGATTAAAGTGGAGGACACTACTCTGCCGGCTGGCCCGCTTGACCTGCCGAAAGAGGTCACGATTGAGCGTTGCCCGCGCGCGGGTGCGAACGTGCGTAAGGCGGGCGAGGACGCTGCGGTGGGAGACCTGGTGTTAGCGGCCGGAACAGTCCTTACTCCCGCAGGGCTGTCCTCTGCAGTCTCGATTGGTTATTCGGAGCTGCCGGTTTATCGCCGTCCGCGAGTAGCAGTAATCTCTACCGGATTGGAGCTGCGTCCGGCGGGAGCCAGCCTAAAGGGAGCGCAAATCCCGGACTCGAATTCGGTGCTGCTAGAGGCGTTACTACGCCGCCAAGACGTAGTCGTATCGGGGGTTTACAGTTCCGATGATGAACCGGAAGTGTTTGCGAAAACCTTGCAGCAGGCCGCCCAAGGTGCGGATTTAATTGTCACCACTGGCGGAGTGAGCGCTGGCGCCTATGACGTGGTCAAAGAGGTTGGCTTATCAGGAGGATTAGAGTTCACAAAAGTTGCGATGCAGCCGGGTAAACCACAAGGATTCGGCACGATTCCAGCTCCTGATGGGGCCGATGTCTATGTGGCAACTTTGCCGGGCAATCCGGTAAGTGTGTTTGTGTCATTCCACGTGTTTGTACGCCCGATTCTGGCGGCTTTGGCTGGTAAAGAGGGACGCGCCGCGCTGCAAACTCGCGCCGCCACTACTACAGTCGCTTGGAAATCCCCTGCCGGTAAACGCCAATTCGTGCCGGTACATTTAACCGAGGCAGGGCGGGTTGGGGACACCCCCACGGTTACCCCTACCCACCGTCTGGGGGCGCGTTCACACTTTGTGGCTTCCCTTCATCAAGCGAATGCGCTGGCTATCGTGCCGGAAGACGTGACTGAAGTGGATCAATGGAGTCTGGTAGATGTGTTGCCCTGTTAG
- the moaC gene encoding cyclic pyranopterin monophosphate synthase MoaC, producing MKNEDPQALPHLNSAGQAHMVDITGKQPTVRQARARAFVQCSPQIMAALRADEVPKGDALAVARIGGIAASKRTPLLLPLAHPIGVHYCAVDIQLAEDGVEILATCRTADRTGIEMEALTAASVAALNLIDMVKGVDKMVSIRECYVLEKRGGRSGTWVRPGCEQEVASRDVSHG from the coding sequence ATGAAAAACGAGGACCCGCAAGCTTTACCCCACCTAAACTCGGCTGGTCAGGCGCACATGGTGGATATTACTGGCAAACAACCGACGGTGCGCCAGGCGCGGGCGCGCGCCTTTGTGCAGTGCTCACCCCAGATCATGGCAGCCCTGCGCGCCGATGAAGTCCCGAAAGGGGATGCCTTAGCGGTGGCACGTATCGGGGGAATCGCCGCCTCCAAACGTACCCCCCTGTTGTTGCCTTTGGCGCACCCGATTGGGGTGCATTATTGCGCGGTCGATATTCAACTGGCTGAGGACGGGGTCGAGATTCTCGCTACCTGCCGGACTGCCGATCGCACCGGAATCGAGATGGAGGCACTTACCGCGGCATCTGTCGCCGCTTTGAACCTGATCGACATGGTGAAAGGGGTAGACAAAATGGTTTCTATCCGCGAATGTTACGTCCTGGAAAAACGGGGAGGACGCTCCGGCACTTGGGTGCGTCCCGGATGCGAGCAGGAAGTGGCGAGTCGGGACGTGAGTCATGGCTAG
- the mobA gene encoding molybdenum cofactor guanylyltransferase: MASSSQYLNGVIMLAGGTGKRLGGRSKPDLLIAGNRLISWTLSFLPEVPTVVVAPNNVEVPEQVFLTMEEPPGSGPAAGIVAGWRRLANSFVFSPSDIIGVCPVDAPLAGFALRQLGRELKEHNEEADEKEKILLGQVGEVTQYVLGVFTVRALMEMARANPLNRSVRGLLGEIGFATREISPDYAHDVDTPADIPPVTELLRISR; the protein is encoded by the coding sequence ATGGCTAGTTCCTCGCAGTATCTAAATGGGGTGATTATGCTGGCGGGCGGGACTGGCAAACGCCTAGGCGGACGCAGCAAACCCGATTTACTAATCGCCGGGAATCGCCTAATTAGCTGGACTTTATCTTTCCTGCCGGAAGTTCCCACAGTAGTGGTAGCCCCCAATAATGTTGAAGTTCCCGAGCAGGTTTTCCTAACCATGGAGGAGCCTCCCGGCTCTGGTCCTGCCGCCGGCATTGTTGCTGGTTGGCGCAGGTTAGCTAACTCTTTTGTGTTTTCTCCCTCCGATATTATCGGGGTTTGCCCCGTGGACGCTCCCCTGGCGGGTTTCGCCCTGCGGCAGCTAGGTAGAGAACTGAAGGAACATAATGAGGAAGCAGACGAAAAAGAAAAAATACTCTTAGGGCAGGTGGGGGAAGTTACCCAATACGTTCTGGGAGTGTTTACCGTGCGGGCGCTGATGGAGATGGCGCGAGCGAATCCCTTAAACCGTTCAGTGCGCGGATTGCTAGGCGAAATCGGGTTTGCCACCCGCGAGATTTCCCCTGACTATGCCCACGACGTCGATACGCCGGCAGATATTCCCCCGGTAACCGAGCTGCTACGCATCTCCCGCTAG
- a CDS encoding MogA/MoaB family molybdenum cofactor biosynthesis protein translates to MPTDPHAHLKEKKLQKLRDRAAGAVITVSDRCKNGERPDKSGPLAQELLAGYGIDVNRVRVVSDGIESVQNEIRAAIAEGARVVITTGGTGITERDLTPEATAPLLEARLDGIAWQICQQGLKATPLASLSRGLVGITARGAEGAIVANAPGSRGGVRDTLSVLGPLLPHLLEQLDPVSFPLD, encoded by the coding sequence TTGCCAACGGACCCGCATGCGCATTTAAAAGAGAAAAAACTGCAAAAATTACGTGATCGCGCCGCAGGTGCGGTGATAACTGTGTCGGATCGTTGTAAAAACGGAGAGCGTCCAGATAAGTCGGGACCCTTGGCGCAAGAACTCTTGGCTGGGTACGGAATCGACGTAAATCGGGTGCGGGTAGTAAGCGATGGAATCGAATCCGTCCAAAACGAGATTCGCGCGGCCATTGCTGAGGGGGCACGGGTAGTAATCACTACCGGAGGCACCGGGATTACCGAACGGGACTTGACGCCGGAAGCCACTGCCCCCTTGCTGGAGGCACGCCTGGATGGGATTGCTTGGCAAATCTGTCAGCAGGGTCTAAAAGCCACCCCACTAGCTTCGCTTTCGCGTGGCCTGGTAGGAATCACCGCTCGCGGCGCCGAAGGTGCGATCGTGGCCAATGCACCCGGCTCACGAGGCGGAGTGCGCGACACCCTAAGCGTCCTCGGCCCGCTCTTGCCCCACCTATTAGAGCAGCTAGATCCGGTATCCTTCCCCCTGGATTAA
- a CDS encoding nitrate/nitrite transporter, whose translation MEATKKSKYVLSDWEPNNPDKWNSGLAWRTLAISTYSLILAFTVWFLVSAIAPKLNEIGFDLTKAQLYWLTSMPGLSCGFLRLIYTFLPPIVGTRKLVGWSSILYMIPMLGWFFAVQNPNTPYWWLLALAFMCGIGGGSFSGYMPSTGYFFPKRLSGTALGLQAGIGNLGMSIIQLVGPLLMGFSLFGLTWMTPQQTADGASIWVSNAAIFFVPWCIVAAILSFLLLRDVPIKANIRQQLDIFTNPNTWYMTVLYVMTFGLFSGLSAVFGLLINDNYGAESPLKLAVAGASFAFLGPLIGSVVRMAWGPFCDKMGGAIWTFISGVGMAVTLAIAGFYLNNPRGMSDFYGFLIAMLVMFFFSGLGNAGTFKQMPMIMPARQAGGAIGFTASVASFGPFVVSVTLTMISPAVFFYGCTVFCIIGSALCWWQYARKNAPFPG comes from the coding sequence ATGGAAGCTACAAAGAAGTCTAAGTATGTACTTTCTGACTGGGAACCGAACAACCCGGATAAATGGAATTCTGGTCTTGCCTGGCGCACCCTGGCAATTTCCACCTATTCCCTAATCCTGGCGTTCACCGTATGGTTCCTGGTCTCCGCAATCGCCCCTAAACTGAACGAGATCGGATTCGACCTCACCAAGGCGCAGCTTTATTGGCTGACCTCGATGCCCGGTCTGTCCTGCGGGTTCTTGCGTTTAATCTATACTTTCTTGCCGCCCATCGTGGGTACCCGCAAACTGGTGGGCTGGTCTTCAATCCTCTATATGATTCCCATGCTGGGATGGTTCTTTGCGGTACAAAACCCGAACACCCCCTATTGGTGGCTGCTAGCTTTAGCTTTCATGTGCGGCATCGGGGGCGGTTCCTTCTCCGGCTATATGCCCTCTACCGGCTACTTCTTCCCCAAGCGTCTTTCGGGGACTGCTTTGGGACTGCAAGCCGGGATCGGCAACCTGGGGATGTCGATTATCCAGCTGGTCGGCCCGTTGCTAATGGGATTCTCGCTATTCGGTCTCACCTGGATGACCCCCCAACAGACCGCTGATGGGGCAAGTATTTGGGTATCCAACGCCGCAATCTTCTTCGTACCCTGGTGCATCGTAGCTGCCATTTTGTCTTTCCTCCTGCTGCGTGACGTACCGATTAAAGCCAATATCCGCCAGCAACTAGACATCTTCACTAACCCCAACACCTGGTACATGACGGTGTTGTATGTGATGACTTTCGGACTATTTTCGGGGCTATCGGCAGTGTTCGGTCTGCTCATTAATGACAACTACGGCGCCGAGTCCCCCCTGAAACTGGCGGTTGCCGGCGCCTCCTTCGCCTTCCTGGGGCCACTGATTGGTTCGGTGGTCCGCATGGCCTGGGGGCCGTTCTGCGACAAAATGGGCGGGGCGATCTGGACTTTCATTTCTGGAGTAGGGATGGCGGTTACTCTGGCCATCGCCGGCTTCTACCTAAACAATCCCCGCGGCATGAGCGACTTTTACGGCTTCTTGATTGCCATGCTGGTGATGTTCTTCTTCTCTGGCCTGGGCAATGCTGGCACCTTCAAACAGATGCCGATGATTATGCCGGCTCGCCAAGCAGGCGGCGCCATAGGATTTACTGCCTCGGTTGCCTCCTTCGGCCCCTTCGTAGTGTCGGTAACCCTCACTATGATTTCTCCGGCGGTCTTCTTCTATGGCTGCACCGTCTTTTGCATTATCGGATCGGCGCTTTGCTGGTGGCAGTACGCCCGCAAGAACGCTCCCTTCCCCGGATAA
- a CDS encoding nitrate reductase subunit alpha: protein MAGSSLLKLGAKLRRGQVSQDARQMFLVGGREADAFYRQRFSHDKVVRSTHGVNCTGSCSWRVFVKDGLITWEAQAVDYPSTGPDMPDYEPRGCPRGAAFSWYEYSPTRIRHPYVRSVLLDAYRKAKQTHPDPVEAFRAVASDPVASAAYKSARGKGGMVRTSWEEALEIVAAANVATIKDYGPDRIAGFSVLPAMSMVSFGAGARYLQLIGGVNLSFYDWYADLPVASPQVFGDQTDVPEAGDWFNSSYLLVWGSNLPLTRTPDAHFMTEARYHGQKMVSINPDYSDNTKFADEWLRVNPGTDGALATAMGHVILNEFHVGKQSPYFLDYMRSYTDAPFLVKLEETPEGLVPGKFLSAADVSSLPAEVKEKPKPEFRFLVMDADDSVKDPGGTLADRFTPEGKGHWNLKMEGVNAKLSLYQEGGESAEITLPRFDLVAGESKGSSVGAGTINRGVPVRKVDGHLVTTVYDILLAQYGVKRAGLPGIWGEDYQDSSNPGTPAWAEEITGVPANATIRIAREFAQNALDSRGRSQIILGAGTNHYFHSDQIYRTILALTSMCGTQGVNGGGWAHYVGQEKVRPITGWTQYSFALDWQRPARQMISTGFWYLTTDQWRYDSLTTDRLTSPASVASVPKQNIADSLLEATERGWMPAYPQFNRSSLELGRQAQESGQKPADYVAAQLAAGKLEFAAKDPDNPVNYPRVLFNWRTNLLGSSAKGTEFFLRHMIGADNDVQAKEVPEEQRPRNVRWREQAAKGKLDLVVTADFRNTSTTLHSDVLLPAATWYEKHDLSSTDMHPYVHTFNAAILPPWQARTDFQLFQDLAQLVSKMAGNHLGTQLDLLAAPLNHDSPDELANPAGVVIPREECGWVPGVNMPKIIPIERDYTKIGEKFNSLGPVIEKMGMGTKGVPFTPDKELREMREQFGEIETAIGPRPRLDTDQIAAEFILKFSGTTNGRLATQGFKTLTEKVGAAGDMTEMSRGHADYQITLADVQQAPKTVVTSPEWSGSEHGGRRYTAFSQNVEYLKPWHTLTGRMHYYLDHDWMCAYGESLPTYRPPLDLHHLFGEPAPGMVRGDGTPSAEVAVRYLTPHNKWAIHSQYFDNLYMLTLGRGGQTVWMSPQDAAKIGVRDNEWIEAHNRNGVVSARAIVSHRIPEGTVFMYHAQERITHTPLNQSTGKRGGTHNSLTRIFIKPTHLLGGYGQFSYAFNYTGPTGNQRDEVTYIRRRSQEVEF, encoded by the coding sequence ATGGCTGGTTCTTCGTTATTAAAACTAGGTGCGAAGCTTAGGCGCGGGCAGGTAAGCCAGGATGCTCGTCAAATGTTCCTGGTGGGAGGGCGCGAAGCGGATGCGTTCTACCGGCAACGTTTCAGCCATGACAAGGTGGTGCGCTCTACTCACGGGGTGAACTGTACCGGTTCTTGCTCCTGGCGAGTATTCGTAAAAGACGGGCTGATCACCTGGGAGGCGCAGGCAGTCGATTATCCGTCTACCGGCCCGGATATGCCCGACTATGAGCCCCGCGGCTGTCCGCGCGGCGCCGCCTTCTCTTGGTACGAATATTCCCCCACCCGGATTCGTCATCCCTATGTACGCTCAGTGCTGCTAGATGCCTACCGCAAAGCGAAGCAAACCCATCCTGACCCGGTAGAGGCCTTCCGGGCAGTCGCCTCGGATCCGGTAGCCTCCGCCGCCTATAAATCGGCGCGCGGTAAAGGTGGCATGGTGCGTACCAGTTGGGAGGAAGCCCTAGAAATCGTAGCTGCCGCCAATGTGGCCACCATTAAAGACTACGGTCCGGATCGGATTGCCGGGTTCTCGGTGCTCCCCGCCATGTCGATGGTTTCCTTCGGGGCAGGTGCCCGCTACCTACAGTTAATTGGCGGGGTGAACCTGTCCTTCTATGACTGGTATGCCGATCTTCCGGTCGCCAGCCCCCAGGTATTCGGAGATCAAACCGATGTTCCCGAGGCCGGAGACTGGTTTAACTCTTCCTATCTGCTGGTTTGGGGTTCAAACTTACCGCTCACCCGTACCCCGGATGCGCACTTTATGACCGAGGCGCGTTACCACGGGCAAAAGATGGTGTCGATTAACCCTGATTATTCCGATAACACCAAGTTTGCGGATGAATGGCTGCGGGTTAATCCCGGTACCGATGGGGCGTTGGCGACCGCGATGGGACACGTGATTCTAAACGAGTTCCACGTGGGTAAACAGTCTCCCTATTTCTTGGACTATATGCGTAGCTATACTGACGCCCCCTTCCTAGTAAAGCTAGAAGAAACCCCCGAAGGGCTGGTGCCGGGCAAATTCTTAAGCGCCGCTGATGTGTCTAGCCTGCCGGCAGAAGTTAAAGAAAAACCAAAACCAGAATTCCGTTTCCTAGTAATGGATGCCGACGACAGCGTGAAGGATCCGGGTGGCACCTTGGCTGACCGTTTCACTCCGGAAGGTAAAGGTCATTGGAACCTGAAGATGGAGGGGGTAAACGCCAAGCTCAGCCTATATCAAGAGGGCGGGGAAAGCGCTGAAATTACCCTGCCCCGCTTTGACCTGGTGGCCGGAGAAAGTAAAGGTAGCTCCGTGGGTGCCGGCACCATTAACCGGGGGGTGCCAGTCCGCAAAGTTGACGGGCACCTGGTGACCACGGTTTACGATATTTTGCTAGCTCAGTACGGAGTCAAACGTGCTGGTCTCCCGGGCATTTGGGGCGAGGATTACCAGGATTCTTCCAACCCGGGGACTCCCGCATGGGCGGAAGAAATCACCGGGGTGCCGGCTAATGCCACTATCCGGATTGCCCGCGAGTTCGCGCAAAACGCCCTAGATTCTAGAGGACGCAGCCAAATTATTTTGGGTGCCGGTACTAACCACTATTTCCACTCTGACCAGATCTATCGCACTATCTTGGCACTGACTTCTATGTGCGGTACCCAGGGGGTTAACGGGGGCGGCTGGGCGCACTACGTGGGTCAGGAGAAGGTACGCCCGATTACCGGTTGGACCCAATATTCATTCGCCTTGGACTGGCAGCGTCCCGCTCGGCAAATGATCTCCACCGGTTTCTGGTATTTAACCACTGATCAGTGGCGTTACGATTCGCTGACCACCGACCGCTTAACTTCGCCTGCGTCTGTGGCCTCAGTGCCAAAGCAAAACATTGCGGATTCTTTACTGGAAGCTACTGAACGCGGCTGGATGCCCGCATATCCCCAGTTCAATCGGTCTTCTCTGGAGCTGGGGCGGCAAGCGCAAGAATCCGGGCAAAAACCCGCTGACTACGTGGCCGCACAGCTCGCTGCCGGAAAGCTAGAGTTCGCGGCGAAAGATCCGGATAACCCGGTGAACTACCCGCGCGTCCTCTTTAACTGGCGTACTAATCTGTTGGGGTCATCTGCCAAAGGAACCGAGTTCTTCTTACGGCACATGATTGGTGCCGATAACGATGTCCAGGCCAAGGAAGTACCGGAAGAACAGCGTCCTCGTAACGTGCGTTGGCGCGAGCAGGCCGCGAAAGGCAAGCTGGATTTGGTGGTGACTGCGGATTTCCGCAACACTTCTACCACTTTGCATTCTGACGTTTTGCTGCCAGCTGCCACCTGGTACGAGAAACATGACCTGTCCAGCACCGATATGCACCCCTATGTGCATACCTTCAACGCCGCGATCCTGCCGCCTTGGCAAGCCCGCACCGATTTCCAGTTGTTCCAAGATTTAGCGCAGCTGGTCTCCAAGATGGCAGGCAATCACCTGGGCACCCAACTGGATCTCCTGGCGGCTCCTTTGAACCACGACAGCCCGGATGAGCTGGCTAATCCCGCGGGGGTAGTGATTCCCCGCGAGGAATGTGGCTGGGTGCCAGGGGTCAATATGCCAAAGATTATTCCCATCGAGCGCGACTACACCAAGATTGGGGAGAAATTTAATTCCCTGGGTCCGGTTATCGAAAAAATGGGGATGGGTACCAAGGGCGTGCCTTTCACCCCCGATAAAGAGCTGCGCGAAATGCGCGAACAGTTTGGAGAAATCGAGACTGCCATCGGGCCGCGTCCGCGCCTAGACACCGATCAGATTGCTGCCGAGTTCATTTTAAAGTTCTCGGGCACCACCAATGGACGCCTCGCCACCCAGGGCTTTAAGACCCTCACCGAAAAGGTGGGCGCCGCTGGAGATATGACTGAAATGTCGCGCGGGCACGCTGATTACCAGATCACTCTGGCCGATGTGCAACAGGCTCCCAAGACCGTGGTTACTTCCCCCGAATGGTCCGGCAGTGAGCATGGAGGGCGGCGTTACACCGCGTTTAGCCAAAACGTAGAGTACCTCAAACCCTGGCACACCTTGACCGGCCGGATGCACTACTACCTGGATCACGATTGGATGTGTGCCTACGGGGAATCCCTGCCCACCTACCGTCCTCCGCTGGATTTACACCACCTCTTTGGGGAACCGGCACCGGGCATGGTGCGCGGGGACGGCACCCCCAGCGCCGAGGTCGCAGTCCGCTACCTCACTCCCCATAACAAGTGGGCGATTCACTCCCAGTATTTCGATAATCTCTATATGCTCACTCTGGGTCGCGGCGGACAAACCGTGTGGATGTCGCCGCAGGACGCCGCCAAGATTGGGGTGCGCGATAACGAATGGATTGAGGCCCATAACCGCAACGGAGTGGTTAGCGCCCGCGCAATTGTGTCCCACCGGATCCCGGAGGGAACCGTATTTATGTACCACGCACAAGAACGGATTACCCACACTCCGCTTAACCAGTCAACCGGTAAACGGGGCGGCACCCATAACTCTCTGACCCGCATCTTTATTAAACCAACCCATTTGTTGGGCGGCTATGGGCAGTTCTCGTACGCCTTCAACTACACCGGTCCTACCGGCAATCAACGCGACGAAGTCACCTATATTCGTCGCCGCAGCCAGGAGGTGGAGTTCTAA